From a single Fusobacterium pseudoperiodonticum genomic region:
- a CDS encoding autotransporter-associated N-terminal domain-containing protein, which translates to MGNNSLSNTEKNLRSIAKRYENVKYSVGLAVLFLMNGASAFSDTNTIQAPEKQKDIVTDGQVAKKAVKETKKATQATPKLKASWTSMQFGANDMYSNFFTTPKTKVEKNSVVKSEKTVLVASANNSASLPMFAKLMSDIEETAEVKTAAPTMEEIKASKKELRNSVGSLQDKIDTARRENSKEINGLRLELIQLMEQGNQVVKSPWSSWQFGANYFYDDWGGSYKGRGDKKEKYPYEGKFQRADWWTASLSENSKNYKNLAKSTDPYSAATTQRGALGETNYGFIQRTKIQEKPVEMKLQAGVKPRTVSFTPLSIEAPSANLGASLNVPKVNIPVFSPVAPKIVIPTLAAVPVINTPGAGGGNGGEVGFWYANGQGEDSGHAVMSEIDILTGTIEGTFTDDSTLNFKVSDFKIQKGNNGQSTTYFGGMPITGAPYTTAFNPPSSVNGSTDQGIIKHVDTAVGRYKAGTKIVATNDVANPTYGKQILHYDEHYDGTQYTLDQLVANNIITAADREAWKKYLNMSGEFPTHTVSSRPMQMVENAGDWYLRGHKIMAVNLQAHSGGYEKNSIFRNTGSITGLNEASANGYVGEQVAFMFTEGDASNEHRGFDNLGKIEMRAPLSVVFHHHDNTGSSNTGLDLMINSGTAKLYGQKNAGYTSKEFATPTRAILKLDKPITLLGDQNIGAVIDKQMFFDKFVIKFDIGTEDPRQKELSASGVGGLENSGNITLTMSDVPAGTTATELANLNQEAKFLTNNTTGYYTTFAGPYALKDFQVNLGKFARDSVGLRVNGSDLTIGDSTAAHTATVKNFIKHEGNYINDKSTTNITTGNILVYMDPGANSKLSISHDTELSAENSRAVTGIFVKEAAKLENKAKITMTNAPESKGIIVTKGTIEPDVTNYNDITVEGKNSIGVANYGKFEQKVKATGVKTSIKATGENAIAVYTNNSATPLKLNSVNIVAKNGAVGLYPEAAVGQKSTMELKDVDIEVGKDSLMLYNYTGSNATQVGDFDLKSDITASVEDGGVAFYNKGTIASIPAYLNMIKGGKTLKLTVKNGGRVFVLDDPSSVFNLSSLPSGSGTSTLNNAAGNGSVQITITPGAKYKYYTANGGTLNIDTNVDLSNELDNYFKNDIMSASVNVLKPMTNNGNAIADGTKYAIAQKNSDPTNINRVTVTVNAPITLTNIAGLAGVAVDAGKIINNDKITVTGDNGIGLLGAHKTEMTNNKDIIIGDNGIGILGLNKLTPTSQEDGFKITQAANATIKYAGNGKSAFGVVALNNDGTSTTYTSDVTLGANSQIDFSNTVGGIGVLLRGTKINFTDNGSIIKVGKQGRGIFIEDNSTSAANAFTLALNGGKIEASGDGAIGVYSNKALSTAKAVDVQGKKSAGYYAKENLTLLPNADITVKDSTGGNNDKTIGVFAEKAVDVQSKINVGESSIGIYKKQGTAVDNVQFAPSSEVTVKDKGVGVYAEKANITLNPTTKFNVGNNQAIGVYAVKGSTVNNASTNYSLGGSSFGFVTENSTYNGGTETVTLNQDDSIFIYAKNSTVSDVGTISGTGNKLVGVYGVNSNISTTHDIDLSTGKGNIGIYGEGAGKTITSTGNIKVGESILDPTDDSKSFYSIGIAGDKGVRINSNAGGNITLKGNNSIGIYGTGNGTVIDNHKDIILDPTGKVDRMIGLFVNDGAKAVNYGNIYTASNYSGNSNVKGLVGVAVVKGTLENHGNITIDADGSFGMIVNNSVIKNYGTITVNGKDSVGALYDPATKGATGKNDPSDYNIGGGSITATGTGASDYKTSYNPDKTMPTSDNTEIKMENGKLVVKRDGKIVPDALVNTVGPQNNLWFSNVGLYIDTLGRTNPIQGTGFNSAGINDLIIGAEAADVTNSKNVRVGKNIMQRFIDWSANNASSSLDIYSGSLTWSASYDPNTGEAIMAKIDYKDYSDKSKNEYNFLDGLEQRYGMNALDSREKALFNKINGIQKNEGILLSQAFDEMMGHQYANTQQRVQATADILNKEFDYLRSSWSNPSKDSNKIKTFGTRGEYNTDTAGVINYTNHAYGVAYVHEDETVRLGEGTGWYAGIVNNTFKFKDIGNSKEEQLQGKVGIFKSIPFDHNNSLNWTISGDIFAGYNKINRRFLVVDEVFSAKGRYHTYGLGLKNEVSKEFRLSESFTLKPYAALGLEYGRVSKIREKSGEIKLDVKSNDYFSVRPEVGAELGFKHHFDRNTVRVGVTVAYENELGRVANGKNQAKVAGTDADYFNIRGEKEDRRGNVKTDLNIGWDNQRVGVTANVGYDTKGNNVRAGVGFRVIF; encoded by the coding sequence ATGGGAAATAACAGCCTAAGTAATACTGAAAAAAATTTACGTTCAATTGCTAAAAGATATGAAAATGTAAAATATTCAGTTGGTCTTGCAGTACTTTTTTTAATGAATGGAGCAAGTGCATTTTCTGATACAAATACAATTCAAGCACCAGAAAAACAAAAAGATATTGTGACTGATGGTCAAGTAGCAAAGAAAGCGGTTAAAGAAACAAAGAAAGCAACACAGGCAACACCAAAATTAAAAGCCTCTTGGACAAGCATGCAATTTGGTGCTAATGACATGTATAGTAATTTTTTTACTACACCTAAAACTAAAGTTGAAAAAAATTCAGTTGTAAAAAGTGAAAAAACTGTTTTAGTGGCTAGTGCAAATAATAGTGCAAGTTTACCTATGTTTGCAAAACTTATGTCAGATATAGAAGAAACAGCAGAAGTTAAAACAGCAGCTCCAACAATGGAAGAAATAAAAGCAAGTAAAAAAGAACTAAGAAATTCTGTAGGAAGCTTGCAAGATAAAATAGATACAGCAAGAAGAGAAAATAGTAAAGAAATAAATGGATTGAGATTAGAATTAATTCAACTTATGGAACAAGGAAATCAAGTAGTTAAATCACCATGGTCATCATGGCAATTTGGAGCAAACTATTTCTATGACGATTGGGGTGGATCATACAAAGGAAGAGGAGATAAGAAGGAAAAATATCCTTATGAAGGTAAATTCCAAAGAGCAGATTGGTGGACTGCTTCACTTAGTGAAAATTCTAAAAATTATAAGAATTTAGCAAAATCAACAGATCCATACTCTGCGGCAACAACACAAAGAGGTGCTTTAGGAGAAACAAATTATGGATTTATACAAAGAACTAAAATCCAAGAAAAACCTGTAGAAATGAAACTACAAGCAGGAGTAAAACCTAGAACAGTTAGTTTCACTCCACTTAGTATAGAAGCACCAAGTGCAAACTTAGGAGCATCTTTAAATGTGCCAAAAGTTAATATACCTGTATTCTCACCAGTAGCACCAAAAATTGTTATACCAACATTGGCAGCAGTTCCTGTTATTAATACTCCAGGAGCAGGTGGAGGAAATGGAGGAGAAGTAGGGTTTTGGTATGCTAATGGTCAAGGTGAAGATAGTGGTCATGCTGTAATGTCTGAAATTGATATTTTAACAGGAACAATAGAAGGGACTTTTACGGATGATAGTACACTAAATTTTAAAGTAAGTGATTTTAAAATACAAAAGGGTAATAATGGACAATCAACAACATATTTTGGAGGTATGCCTATAACAGGGGCACCATATACTACTGCTTTTAATCCACCTAGTTCAGTAAATGGAAGCACAGACCAAGGTATAATAAAACATGTAGATACAGCAGTAGGAAGATATAAGGCTGGAACAAAAATAGTTGCAACTAATGATGTAGCTAATCCAACTTATGGTAAGCAAATTTTACACTATGATGAGCACTATGATGGAACTCAATATACTTTAGATCAATTAGTTGCTAATAATATAATTACAGCAGCTGATAGAGAAGCTTGGAAAAAATATTTAAATATGAGTGGAGAATTTCCAACTCATACAGTTTCATCAAGACCAATGCAAATGGTAGAAAATGCTGGAGATTGGTATTTAAGAGGTCATAAAATAATGGCAGTTAACCTTCAAGCACATAGTGGAGGTTATGAAAAAAATTCTATTTTTAGAAATACAGGTTCTATTACTGGTTTAAATGAAGCTAGTGCAAATGGTTATGTTGGAGAACAAGTTGCATTTATGTTTACAGAAGGGGATGCTTCTAACGAACATAGAGGTTTTGATAACTTAGGTAAAATTGAAATGAGAGCTCCTTTAAGTGTTGTTTTTCACCATCATGATAATACAGGATCTAGTAACACAGGTTTAGATTTAATGATAAATAGTGGTACAGCTAAATTATATGGACAAAAAAACGCTGGTTACACTTCTAAGGAATTTGCAACACCAACTAGAGCAATATTAAAATTAGATAAACCTATCACTTTATTGGGAGACCAAAATATAGGTGCTGTTATAGATAAACAAATGTTCTTTGACAAATTTGTTATAAAATTTGATATAGGAACTGAAGATCCAAGACAAAAAGAACTAAGTGCTTCTGGTGTAGGAGGATTGGAAAACTCTGGAAACATAACTCTAACTATGTCAGATGTTCCAGCTGGAACAACAGCAACTGAATTAGCTAATTTAAATCAAGAAGCTAAATTCTTAACAAATAATACAACAGGTTATTATACAACTTTTGCTGGGCCTTATGCTCTAAAGGATTTCCAAGTTAATTTAGGAAAATTTGCTAGAGACTCTGTAGGACTTCGTGTAAATGGTAGTGATTTAACAATAGGTGATTCAACAGCAGCTCATACTGCAACTGTAAAGAATTTTATTAAACATGAAGGAAACTACATCAATGATAAGAGTACTACAAATATTACAACTGGAAATATTTTAGTATATATGGATCCAGGAGCAAATAGTAAGTTAAGTATTTCACATGATACTGAATTATCAGCAGAAAATAGTAGAGCAGTTACAGGTATCTTTGTTAAAGAAGCAGCTAAATTAGAAAACAAAGCTAAGATTACTATGACAAATGCACCAGAATCTAAAGGGATTATAGTAACTAAAGGTACAATTGAGCCAGATGTTACAAACTACAATGATATTACAGTAGAAGGTAAAAACTCTATTGGTGTAGCTAACTATGGAAAATTTGAGCAAAAAGTAAAAGCAACTGGAGTAAAGACATCAATCAAAGCAACTGGTGAAAATGCTATAGCTGTTTATACAAATAACTCAGCAACACCTTTAAAATTGAACTCTGTAAATATTGTGGCTAAAAACGGAGCAGTGGGACTATATCCAGAAGCAGCAGTAGGACAAAAATCTACTATGGAATTAAAAGATGTAGATATTGAAGTAGGAAAAGATAGTTTAATGCTATATAACTACACAGGATCTAATGCAACACAAGTAGGAGATTTTGATTTAAAATCAGACATAACAGCTAGTGTAGAAGATGGTGGGGTAGCTTTCTATAATAAAGGAACAATAGCAAGTATACCAGCTTATTTAAATATGATAAAAGGTGGAAAGACATTAAAACTAACTGTTAAAAATGGTGGTAGAGTATTTGTATTAGATGATCCATCTTCTGTATTTAATCTATCATCTTTACCATCTGGATCTGGAACAAGCACTTTAAACAATGCTGCTGGAAATGGTTCAGTTCAAATAACAATAACACCAGGAGCTAAATACAAATATTATACAGCAAATGGTGGTACACTAAATATAGACACTAATGTAGATTTAAGTAATGAACTAGATAATTACTTTAAAAATGATATTATGTCTGCAAGTGTAAATGTTCTAAAACCAATGACAAATAATGGTAATGCCATAGCAGATGGAACAAAATATGCTATAGCTCAAAAGAACTCTGATCCAACTAATATAAATAGAGTAACTGTAACTGTAAATGCTCCAATTACTTTAACAAATATAGCAGGATTAGCTGGAGTTGCAGTTGATGCAGGAAAAATAATAAATAATGATAAAATAACTGTAACAGGAGATAATGGTATAGGATTATTAGGAGCTCATAAAACAGAAATGACAAATAATAAAGATATCATTATAGGAGATAATGGTATAGGTATATTAGGTTTAAATAAACTAACACCTACATCTCAAGAAGATGGATTTAAAATAACACAAGCAGCTAACGCGACAATAAAATATGCTGGAAATGGAAAATCAGCTTTTGGTGTGGTTGCTTTAAATAATGATGGAACATCAACTACATATACATCAGATGTAACATTAGGGGCAAATTCTCAAATAGATTTCTCTAATACAGTTGGAGGAATAGGAGTTCTATTAAGAGGAACAAAGATAAACTTCACAGATAATGGTTCTATCATTAAAGTAGGAAAACAAGGAAGAGGAATCTTTATAGAAGATAATTCAACAAGTGCAGCAAATGCTTTTACTTTAGCACTTAATGGTGGAAAAATAGAAGCAAGTGGTGATGGAGCAATAGGAGTTTACTCAAATAAAGCTTTATCAACAGCTAAAGCAGTAGATGTACAAGGTAAGAAATCTGCTGGATATTATGCTAAAGAAAACTTAACTTTATTACCTAATGCCGATATAACAGTAAAAGATTCTACAGGAGGAAATAATGATAAGACAATAGGAGTTTTTGCAGAAAAAGCTGTAGATGTACAATCTAAGATAAATGTAGGAGAATCTTCTATAGGTATATATAAGAAACAAGGAACAGCTGTAGATAATGTACAATTTGCACCAAGTTCAGAAGTAACTGTAAAAGATAAAGGTGTTGGAGTATACGCAGAAAAAGCAAATATAACATTAAATCCAACTACAAAATTTAATGTTGGAAATAATCAAGCAATAGGAGTGTATGCTGTTAAAGGAAGTACAGTGAATAATGCATCAACAAATTATTCTCTTGGAGGTTCATCATTTGGATTTGTAACAGAAAATTCAACATATAATGGTGGAACAGAAACTGTAACTTTAAATCAAGATGATTCAATATTCATCTATGCAAAAAATTCAACAGTAAGTGATGTTGGAACAATATCAGGAACTGGAAATAAATTAGTTGGAGTATATGGAGTAAATTCAAATATATCAACTACTCATGATATTGATTTATCTACTGGAAAAGGAAATATCGGAATTTATGGAGAAGGTGCTGGTAAAACAATAACTTCAACTGGAAATATAAAAGTAGGAGAAAGTATACTAGATCCTACAGATGATTCTAAATCATTCTATTCTATAGGTATAGCTGGAGATAAAGGAGTTAGAATTAATTCTAATGCTGGAGGAAATATAACTCTAAAAGGAAATAACAGTATAGGAATCTATGGAACAGGAAATGGAACAGTTATTGATAACCATAAAGATATCATATTGGATCCAACTGGAAAAGTAGATAGAATGATAGGATTATTTGTAAATGATGGTGCCAAAGCAGTAAACTATGGTAATATCTATACAGCATCTAACTATTCAGGAAATAGTAATGTAAAAGGATTAGTTGGAGTAGCAGTAGTAAAAGGTACTTTAGAAAACCATGGAAACATCACAATTGATGCAGATGGAAGTTTTGGAATGATAGTAAATAACTCTGTTATTAAAAACTATGGAACAATAACAGTAAATGGAAAAGATTCTGTAGGAGCACTATATGATCCAGCAACAAAGGGAGCTACTGGAAAGAATGATCCATCTGATTACAATATAGGAGGAGGTAGTATAACAGCTACAGGTACTGGAGCAAGTGACTATAAGACAAGCTATAATCCAGATAAGACTATGCCAACAAGTGATAACACAGAAATTAAAATGGAAAATGGTAAGTTAGTAGTAAAAAGAGATGGTAAAATAGTACCAGACGCTTTAGTAAATACAGTAGGACCTCAAAATAATTTATGGTTTTCTAATGTTGGACTATACATTGATACATTAGGAAGAACAAATCCTATCCAAGGTACAGGATTTAATTCAGCGGGAATAAATGACTTAATAATTGGAGCTGAAGCAGCAGATGTAACAAACAGTAAGAACGTAAGAGTTGGAAAGAATATTATGCAAAGATTTATTGATTGGTCTGCAAATAATGCATCATCTTCTTTAGATATTTATTCAGGTTCTTTAACATGGTCTGCAAGTTATGATCCAAATACTGGAGAAGCTATAATGGCAAAGATTGATTATAAAGATTACTCAGATAAATCTAAAAACGAGTATAACTTCTTAGATGGATTAGAACAAAGATATGGTATGAATGCACTTGATTCAAGAGAAAAAGCTTTATTTAATAAAATAAATGGTATTCAAAAGAATGAAGGAATATTATTATCTCAAGCATTTGATGAAATGATGGGACACCAATATGCTAATACTCAACAAAGAGTACAGGCAACAGCTGATATATTAAATAAAGAATTTGATTATTTAAGAAGTAGTTGGTCTAATCCATCAAAAGATTCAAATAAAATTAAAACATTTGGAACTAGAGGAGAATATAATACAGATACAGCTGGAGTAATCAATTATACAAATCATGCTTATGGAGTAGCTTATGTTCATGAAGATGAAACAGTAAGACTTGGAGAAGGAACAGGTTGGTATGCAGGTATAGTTAATAATACATTTAAATTTAAAGATATAGGAAATTCTAAAGAAGAGCAATTACAAGGAAAAGTAGGTATATTTAAATCAATACCATTTGACCATAATAATAGCTTAAATTGGACAATATCAGGAGATATCTTTGCAGGATACAACAAGATAAATAGAAGATTCTTAGTAGTAGATGAAGTATTCAGTGCAAAAGGAAGATATCATACTTATGGTCTAGGTCTAAAGAATGAAGTATCTAAAGAATTTAGATTAAGTGAATCATTTACATTAAAACCTTATGCAGCTCTAGGTTTAGAATACGGAAGAGTATCTAAGATAAGAGAAAAATCAGGAGAAATTAAGTTAGATGTAAAATCAAATGATTACTTCTCAGTAAGACCAGAAGTTGGAGCTGAATTAGGATTTAAACATCACTTCGACAGAAATACAGTTAGAGTAGGAGTAACAGTAGCTTATGAAAATGAACTTGGAAGAGTAGCAAATGGTAAAAACCAAGCTAAAGTTGCAGGAACAGATGCTGATTATTTCAATATCAGAGGAGAAAAAGAAGATAGAAGAGGAAATGTAAAAACAGACCTTAATATCGGATGGGATAACCAAAGAGTAGGAGTAACAGCTAATGTAGGTTACGATACAAAAGGAAATAATGTAAGAGCTGGAGTAGGATTTAGAGTAATATTCTAA
- a CDS encoding OmpA family protein yields the protein MEKRKSTTTIITLLLLLVFSLPALAVQALTTTQMRENTIRINALEIKNLDITNVEAPKEMTIVLDERALNFDFDKSVVKPQYFEMLNNLKDFIEQNNYELTIEGHTDSVGSNQYNIGLSRRRAEAVKAKLIEFGLPEDRIVGIEAKGEEYPVATNETPEGRLQNRRVEFRLVQR from the coding sequence ATGGAAAAGAGAAAGAGCACAACAACAATAATAACATTATTACTATTATTAGTATTTTCTCTACCAGCATTGGCAGTCCAAGCACTAACAACAACACAAATGCGTGAAAATACAATAAGAATAAATGCATTAGAAATAAAGAACTTAGACATAACTAATGTAGAAGCACCAAAAGAAATGACAATAGTATTGGATGAAAGAGCACTAAACTTTGATTTTGATAAATCAGTAGTAAAACCTCAATATTTTGAAATGTTAAATAACTTAAAAGATTTCATAGAACAAAACAACTATGAATTAACAATAGAAGGACATACAGACTCTGTAGGAAGTAACCAATATAACATAGGGCTTTCAAGAAGAAGAGCAGAAGCTGTAAAAGCTAAATTAATTGAATTTGGATTACCAGAAGATAGAATAGTTGGTATAGAAGCTAAGGGAGAAGAATATCCAGTAGCAACAAATGAAACACCAGAAGGAAGACTGCAAAACAGGAGAGTTGAATTCAGATTAGTTCAAAGATAA
- a CDS encoding FAD-I family protein, translating into MKNKLILTALLGLLLVGSFAYAEESDDEAKKRLLKEYEKVQKEREKEAERAAKRQAEEGTQSVQDIANQATENGEGIVATEGAVVEGGEVAVAQEEVTPKKARKDMTESEKMDLEVQRIKKRMLEINDKIENYNKTNEMLDNLEKNVGELEKRVSY; encoded by the coding sequence ATGAAAAATAAGTTGATATTAACAGCACTATTAGGACTACTTTTAGTAGGTTCATTTGCTTATGCAGAAGAAAGTGACGATGAAGCAAAGAAAAGATTACTAAAAGAATATGAAAAAGTTCAAAAAGAAAGAGAAAAAGAAGCTGAAAGAGCTGCTAAAAGACAAGCTGAAGAAGGAACACAATCAGTTCAAGATATAGCTAATCAAGCTACAGAAAATGGTGAAGGAATAGTAGCGACAGAAGGTGCAGTTGTAGAAGGTGGAGAAGTGGCAGTAGCTCAAGAAGAAGTTACACCTAAGAAAGCAAGAAAAGATATGACTGAATCAGAAAAAATGGATTTAGAAGTACAAAGAATTAAGAAAAGAATGTTAGAAATAAATGACAAGATAGAAAACTACAACAAAACAAATGAAATGCTTGATAACCTAGAAAAGAATGTTGGAGAGCTAGAAAAAAGAGTAAGTTATTAA
- a CDS encoding adhesion protein FadA, which translates to MKIKFILAAMLALGSLSYSAEVTDTVAQEVISEVRNIEAEYQALMQKEAERKEEFIQEKANLEKEVKELKEKQLGREELYAKLKEDSKIRWHREEYKKLLKRFDEYYNKLEQKIADKEQQIVELTKLLEVLN; encoded by the coding sequence ATGAAAATAAAATTTATTTTAGCTGCAATGTTAGCTCTTGGATCATTATCTTATTCAGCAGAGGTAACAGATACAGTAGCTCAAGAAGTAATAAGTGAAGTTAGAAATATTGAAGCTGAGTATCAAGCATTGATGCAAAAAGAAGCTGAAAGAAAAGAAGAATTCATTCAAGAAAAGGCAAATCTTGAAAAAGAAGTAAAAGAATTAAAAGAAAAACAATTAGGAAGGGAAGAACTTTATGCTAAGTTAAAAGAAGATTCAAAAATCAGATGGCATAGAGAAGAATATAAGAAATTATTAAAAAGATTTGATGAATATTACAACAAATTAGAGCAAAAAATCGCAGACAAAGAACAACAAATAGTAGAGTTAACTAAATTATTAGAAGTTTTAAACTAA